atgttttttgtggtGGGTGGGTCTTGTCAGTTTCTTGGCTGGGTTGGGCTTGTTTTTGTTATGGctgtgattaaatttttttttaaaattttaatcttgtatttatatatatatatatatatatatatatatatatattaatgattggtaatataatgaataaatctttatttatgcaggttgagattgctaaaaacttgGTATTATTTGGTGAAACCacaacaatactttttatataaatgaggttctatttctcatttgctctatacacttgaaagttatttttttattttagtctttataaatatattattttattagaaatgTCTACTATAAAATATGCATCtagatatgaaaaacttaaaaaaaagaaaaaaaattaattgagtctaaaaaaggatcaatggataaatttgttattagtaataaaaagaatataacaaaaaatttcgATGAAAGTATCACAGATGAAcaagaaattcaccaaaaagagttagaagagaataaaatgatacaattgcaagataacaatgatgttcaattttgcaatacaacaaatcttgataatgaacttcaaaagaatttagatgaaaatgaaaataatgatgaaaatgtcACAAATGAACAAGTTCACCATAATGATGTTCAACTAGaagtaaatgaaaataataatgacaatTTGAATTTGTATCtcaaaagacaagaaaaatagattttaaataaaatatattataatataaaaatattaaataaatattaatttaatcaatacataagtataaaaaagaccccattttagttattgttttaggccccaaaatgtctagggTTAGCCCTGAGccctactgcactttttggtactattcataagttctattgtactatttcaactaattaacttttatctttatctatttagcaaaataagctcATCCCAAACAGACTCAAAGTATATTTGTACCttgaaaaaagtgagaaaagtGGAAAAATGTGagggtttctaaaaaaatacacaaaagataaaagttaaaagctaaaaattgaAGCTGATACTAAACAGACtcttaaaatgaaaatcaagataATTACATCACTCACTTAGATAAAATTCATGGTCTTAAAAACTGGTACAATCAAAGAATTAGTTTTTGGTCTCAATTCTTGGTTTTATCCCTTTTTAACTAGTTTTTACTGGTTTTATCAGATCAGCTTGGTGCTAGGTTCCTGATTGAACCAACCAGTCCAgtctggtttttaaaacaatgataaaattaCCTCATCATTGCTATTGTTATATATAGGCACATATCACGACCTAATTTATAGAAAATGGTAACGAGTTAATTTTAggacaaaaaaatatttcctaaaccaaaattcaacccGTCGAAAGAGTTTGGGATGCGAAAAACCATAtcaaagaattgaaatgttTATATATTGTACCTGTtgaaaaaacattaaattttaaaaacattaagttttaaaaactctACCTAAGATATGTCCAATATGTCTTTGAAAAACCCAAACTCATCCCAAAGACATGCTCTTCTATCTTACCATGAGTTGGGTTTAATGGATAAGTTGAGtctagttatttatttatggacaaagtttaattacaaactagaaattaaatatttgattgataatatagctattgatttttaattttctaaaaattttataagcatgaaggaagaagaaaatgtaatttaatggtaaatttctaaaaattcacattcaatataaaaatattgagtagagttgtaacctccaaattttttcacttatttattTTCCAAGATGACtggttaatataaaatatataagatatttCAAAAATCATTCCAATTATTGCCAAGTGAACTTACGCTTTTTATGATATTGTCTAGTACTAGTAAAACCTAAGGCTGGGATGATGGTGGCCTAGGTAGAGTTAGAATTGTGTCCATGCCCATTTGGAACTTATTACACTGTGTTTATGTTTGGATTGAGTGGAGAAAGATGGAAAGGAAATAGGAGGAAGGAAAATGATGGGAGGGTAAGGAATTATTCTTTGGTTGAAGGGAATTATggtggaagaaaaagaaaagaaaagagggagTTGTTTTCTTCTTAggcccacttttttttttgaatggaaGATATAGAACTTCCTAGGCCCACTATATtaattgggaggaaaatgagaaagaagagtgAATTTAACCAAACATTTCTCTTCCCTTCCATCTCCTTTTCCCACCACCCTTCCCCTTCTCTTATTTCACCCTTCATTTATGATTTAACCAAAGTTACCAAACATAGTGTTATTGCGTGAGGGGTTTTCAAAGCTACACTTCTTACGTTCACACCTTTGTTTAGTCATTGTCTAAGTGTCTATAGTCTATACACctaaaaagcaaagaaaaaaaaaaattaaatggtcATGATCAAAGAATATAgagggataaaaaaaatcaagttaacTAGAAGTTAGTAATTAATAAGGTCATTTTCTCAATAgaatttatgagttttttttttttttttttttgagagagagagagagagagagagagagcatggtatataaaaatagaaaacccaATCTTTTCATATATTTTCGTAAGAGAATGAAATAGATGCAAATAAACTTTTGGAATAGACTCCTTCCTATAGGTATTCTAATGgtttaaacaaatacataaTCAAATTATCTAGTGAATGCAATTCAACCCTTCTCAAACCCAAtagaatttctaaaatttaaaccTAAACTCATTCTACTAGGATTAGATTTGGCTTCAAGAAGGCAAAATTTATAGCTAACATACATATATTTTCATACACCCTAGACATATGTAGCAATATATTGTGTATGCATGTAACACCTATAACTTTGTTTGTTTTAGCgataatattttctagaaaatgagttatgtttataaaagttttttattttttaaaaattttaaactaactCATTTTTCTATGTTAGGTACCAaccttaaatgagttgaaaaataatctcCTAATTTCCTTTATTTAGCGTGATATGagtagagttgttttccaaaaaaagagttgaaaacaatctctaaaagtaagctatattttttttttattaaaaatagttttactttgacttatttttttttatgctaccaaacactagaacacacgaaaaattatttctacacaaggttttccattgaaataaACGGAGAGTACATAATTACTCAAGACCAATCCGAACAATTAAATGCCAGttatatgaatattttaatgttaaaaacCCTATAAAAATATAGCAAATTCATTCTTTTGGATTTATTAgtccagattttttttatatgagtaAGCATTGTTGTatttaaaacaatttaaaacCACATGTTATATTATAGTAACCATCATCTAAAACCTTAAAGTTTAACATGAAAACAATATCAAGTTgtgaatattatattatatattttcaaatttcattacAATATActcatttttataaaacaaaaacaataaattattgcatcaagaatttgaatttttaacatttttgtagagaaacaatttttcttttgtatttttcctCTTTAAAGCTTTTGCatcattattccttttttttaatccttaattttcttttatacatTTTCAACcttaaaaaacacaataaatgaCCTAATACTATTCATAGAAATTGAGCATGGAACTTTAGCTAATTAGTAGCTTGTTTCCTCCTTAACATGCCAAAGCAGACCTACAAAGGATTGTTGTACTTGTATCAACTATCAAGCAATCTTCTTCACATAATATGCCAATTTTACTACAGTGCGTTGTGACTTGGTGGTAGAAATTCTCGTATCACTTCACGTGATCCTTGACAGGAGTCGAGCAATTTGAGCAATGACGCTTCAACGAATGTAATAATAGCTTCATCAAGACTTCGGTGGTATATGTGGTATTAATTATACAGTCACTTGTAGCGGAATTGACACTAGAGACTATTGTGGGGGCAATGGAGATATATGGACTATACAAGCATCCATAGCagtaaagtaaaatttttaattttttagcaccacaaaaagtcactttatctattttactttcTCACATCCAACAgtagtagttttattttaacttttaacataataaaataatataaacactataataaaataatattttatttaaccaCCAAAACACCATCACAAcctcctatcaaaaaaaaaacacaaccacaaccacaaccacaaccacaaccgaATGTTGTGTGAACGCATGGTAGACCTTGGGAGAGATAGGTAGGGAGCAGAAAGACAAAGCACTGCTCTAATCTCCACATAGTTTGTGGAGCCCATAAGGTTCACTCGCTTTTGTCAATCCTCCAAAAGGGTGCACAAATTCACATATTGGCCTTCAAATGTCTTAATGCATTTATTGTTAAGAATTTCAGACCAAAAAAACACTCTCCTAGGTTGTGATCGATTAAGGACGGTGTACTCGATCGTCACTTATGTCACGAGTCTACCGTGTTGGTTTTTTGCTTCCTATATATATGCTAAGTCATTGATTGCGAAACCTACTATAGACCCTATAACATTAAGTCATTTACTCCCCGAATAAATTAATTCACCTACCCAATGTAACATTTACCTAAAATATTCAAACATAGTAGTTTGTTTTAGTGGTTCTTCTCTGCTCCCTTAAAGAATTAGTTTTCTGACAACACCATTCATTCACACATGGCCCTGCTATATCAGATCGTCAAAGATAAAATATATCCTACACTACATATAGTTAGTCAAGCTAGCATTCACACATGTCTCGGTTCAAAGTAATCAAGCTATGGTAATTCAAGGCATAAAAGCTTAGGGTGGTATGGGGAGACGAATTTTTTACTGTAATAATAACTAAAGAAAGTTCTTTCCCCttagaaaaaaaggaaaaaaaaaatgtaaatagaTGTAGGtagtggcggagctaggattttagtctagagggggcaaaattaaaagatgatattaaaagtaaaatttatctaaaaaacattaatcaacaataataacaaaataaataaatgattgtaagcaaatatgaatatatttcatattattaaaataaataaacaaaaacaaccaattcatagcCACTAAAagatttacaaactgatggagtaaaaatatgattagtgttacttaaaaaatataatgaataaatgtttgaaattattttttgtgattggtgacatgctaATTTGTatgacataagtagtaaaatttgtaatatctctagcattattcaaagataaaatgctatgaaaagtatcataaatagtaaaaatggtgtaaataatgataaaaaaaaatagtgaaataggtggtttggtctttcaagtttcaacatgtagaagtctttttttttttttttttttttttctccatgtgactattaatacaaaaaaaaaaaaaaaaaattaggagtcaggggggcaggtgcccccttcgccccccctctggctccgccagtgGATGTAGGctattcattttttaggttcaaTTTCTCAGCTGTAAAATATTATTGGGCCCTCCTAGTTctggtttttaattttgtgttttcctAGAATTAGATGTATTAAACATAACAATCATACAATTAATCTAGGGCATCAAGCTATCAACAACCCTTTGATGGAAGGAGTAAGTATAAGTCATCAACAAACCAAAGAAACCTGAATAAGATGCCCATATACTTTAGTGGTGCACTGCATAATTTGACTCCCTATTAGTCCATTCAAAAGAATattactcatcttttttttaattattattattttgataatttgataattgaagGTGCCAACTAATTGAGGTATAAGACTTTGACATTACTCATCCCTTTTGACTAAGATATCTTCTAAACTTCTACTTGGTAATTCAGCTTCCAAAACATGCGGGACTTTTGAGTAAAGCATCAACGCACATAAACTTTGGAGTTTATGTCTATTACATACATAGTTTGATGTTTCAAATCCTTTACCACTAGGATTTGTTAGTGTAAGAGTCATTAActtaaaaaaaggaatataGTTATAAGTCTCGTATCCAACCATATCTACGTCAAACGGACACAATGATATAGTGAATATACTACgtttttttgatgaatgaaataTACAACGTTGTAGTGGTGCGACAATGGAGTTATATAATAAGTGATTATGCTATCCAATTCTCCGGGGTTGGTAAGGTCGTAATGGTGACAAAGCCAAGTCGCAATGGTTCTTCTGGGCATTAATTCCAGTTGATATGCCTTTAAGCCTGTTCATCGACCACGGATACATTTACATTGAATACATTATGTTCTAAAGTAAGTATTGTACAAGACTCAAAAGgttatctcaaaaaaaagaaaagagataaaagaaaagcaCATTATGTCAACAGTATTGGTTGATCAGTCGTATTACTTGTTCTCAACAAGAACTTAGATAATTCCGCTTATTCTCACATGGAgaaaaatttggatttgaatcTCACTTGCCTCACTTaatgtaaatgaaaaaaaaatgaaataaataaagagtaATTAGTATTGTACATTGTCTAACATGTTTTTGCCATGTGACGTATATAACTACATTACAAGTATTAACATAGATTGTTTTCATAGAAATTGAAGAAGTTTAAGAAAAgtactttaattaaaattatattttcaaggattctaaaatattatttggattaaaattaattaattgaagtttcattatgtatatttaaattatatatttatgatatattagaattttttttagctattttcattgtataatttttttttaggaaatttcattgtataacttgaagtaatttattattattattattatttatttttcattaaattcaattttatattagggtttttaaaaactttacatATGATGATAAACCCATTAATATGTTACATACTAAAAGTTGGGTCTTACACGTTGTTGTCATACAATGTAGCTTAATGTAAGTGTCACATTTAATACAACGTGCTTTTGCTATATGTGACTTATATAAGTTCATTAAAATTATGATGATAAACTACTATTGGTAAAGTTTTTTTACTGAAATTTCAAGGAGTTTAATATATTAGTCTGATTAAatcttcataattttttaaaaaaaactttaaaatgaatattatttatctacaattatttttataatgtattttaatttttaattttagacatTGTGATTTAAGCTATGTAGCTTGATGTACGCATTGCGCAAATCATACAATGGAGTGCACACATCATATATTCAATGTGCTTTTGTTGATGTAGTCCTCTTTATTGTCTATCGCACATGTAATGTATTTTCATGATTGTTGTCTACATTCACAAAGTCTAAAAAAATGGTTATTCAACCACAAAATTTTCCACTTGTAATCAAGGTTTTTATAGATAGCGACAACGTGTACCTTGcatcattattatatataacatTGCCGACACACGTGGATActtcattaattttaaaatttatacctttacaattttttttttttatgaaacctTTACAATTAAATTGATATACTTTATTGTTACTTGGAAAATTAGATACGAGAAATTATATTAAAGGTTaaacgaatttttttttaaagtcatcGGGAAGTTAAAAAATGACTTCCTAGCTTCCTGTTTCTATTAGGatttttgtaactcaattatgATATTTCTAAGGAAAATATCAAGGGTTCAAATTCATCGTTctccaattatcaaatttattaaaaaaaaaaatccttagagaaaagaaatggtTGATCAATAAAAGGATTTTTCACTTCATTAGGGTACTTATAATTGAATTTAtccttatctatatatataataataataataataataataataataataataataataataataataataataataataataataggtgaagttgagagaaattcaaattagaattccaatttTACGCCATGTGTCTTAATTacttattcttaaaaagttttattccttaattttagaatcaaatgtgagaccacatcataaatattcatttaagtgaattattgagaataaaaaccaaagagtctagaataaattaATCGTAAAAAAAACgtgtttcaaaataatttaaaaaaagcatgaacaatttacattttatacctaataatatttttacaattttttaaagagttaacaaaatataaaaatgactattaatactatttaaattatatatataagaatcatattatacatcttattgtatatttttatatttttaagtatattCATGTGTATACATGGGATTACAAGTTAGTTTATGTAATGAACGAAAGCATTTTGATTAACTACAACAACTAaattttagtccttaaacctTTTAGGTCGGTTATGAATTCACAACAAATTAATCAAGGTTGACAACACATATCAAGAGACGTCCCTACATGTATTTATAAAAGAACTATTCATAATAGTGACTAAATTTTACTTTGACCATCAACTTATTGTagtcctcatttttttttttaagtttgggaTTGATTATAAAATACATATGATACTAAATAGAAATATAGACAGAGTTGCCTCATTCAATTACCTTATTAAAAGAAAGtctacaaaaaaaatcatggattatattattttatttgtctaatgtgtattatttatttatgtatctTTGTCAAGTTATCTTTTGAACACTTCGACCGCGCcttaattttacttttgatAACTTCTCAACTGGTAACTATACAAATGAATAATAACACGAATTTCAGGTGCCGAAAGcataaaagaaaaagcaagaagAGCCTTGTCTTTGTCTCGTGAGTTTGATCTCCAGTAGTTAGATGAGGTTTCAAGGAAGTGAAGAATTAAGGCTTCCCTTCAGCGCTTTTAGTTAGTTGCCTTTCTATTAGCTAGCCTATTATCATTGTCACATGCCCCGAACCCAACCATAAAGATACGCACGTGACAACGGCCATACGCTTATAAAATAATCACCCTACAAGTATGCAAGATCTTCTTAGCACtaaaaattattctcaaaattatattaaataaatccaaaatacctcaacaatttctttataaatagatctccaataattcaaaaaaaaaaaaatccaaacctcatgtACATAATAGTAATTGGCCAATATAAGGCTATTATAAGATCATCTAATCTAaaaatcactaagcttctttcATGCTCACAACACAACAGCAAAACTCCCAAAACTTGCTATTCTCCACAATCTAAAACTAGAGGGGAAAAAAggggtgagttgacaactcaataagtaattAAAATCCTAATGAGTTCTATCAAGCAATAGATCTGTAAAGTATAagatgtaatatgtgttttcaaaagttataatatactatgtgtttttaaaataactgaagaagtttcatagtgttaaaataataagttgcacataaatcacatactttaatcttacaaatatatcatagatggtttagaaaatagtcCATTTTCCATATATCAAAAGCTATAACTTACAATAAGTTCAAAAAACACATAAGTAGTTTTAGTgattcaaaataattcaaatacttaaatattttcaaaatcacatatatagttttaaggactcaaaatagttcaaatattcaaacgtaattcatattattaataatcttatgactatggtcacgtTATATCCCCGTGAttgggtatcagaataccaatgaataaccctcatTGGCTGAGTATCAAAGTACTAATGAATAACCTCAATTGTTTTGGGTATCAGAGGACCAATGAATAACTctcattggctgggtatcagagtcAATTCATAGTCAGATTGTCCATAATTATGTATATGAAATcatagtttctaaaaaaatatatcttattcaagcatgtatataaaaatcatatatttaaggtccgtttggatagaacttattgctgaaaactgaaaactaaaaatattgtagcaaaataatttttgaatatgtgaatagtgccgtgtgatccatttttaatttttttttctgaataaagtgcttgtgagtcctatgaacagtgcatgaacaTTGCTGAACAATAGCTTTGTCTCCCGCACAGTGCTAAATAGtaccggttactgttcatgaacagtaaccataacagtgaaaaagttgttgtgcaaaaaaaaaaaaaaagctgaaaatgtaaactcaaaatgtgtATCCAAATAGATACtcagtataaaaatatatttgtgataatcatttacttgaaattagtaatacaatagaaacaaaaattctaacaattataaaaaatttcattagttaaaaatacattaatataagcaaaataaaacccaattaggataaggttacttacaTCAATCCAAAGCCTATTCAAAATCCTTGCAGTTTCCCAAGACCAATCCAATGTAAACCTTTTAGCAAACTAAATAAAGAATTTACTCTAAACAAGTTTGTCATTTAGATCCTTGGACCTCAAATCTCAATGTCATCCAACACCACAGAGACAACAAAGCAAAGATGCTTCACACGTGAAAAGACAAAGTCCTTAGAAATCTTCAAATTATTGGTATTGGCTTCATCTTTTATCCATCAATAAGGAACCTTACATGACAAGTCAGTAATGCCCATAATGGCCAACAAGCATCTATTTATGCTGCCCTCAATAAGAATCGTGGGATAAAAGTGTGTTCGCTTTTAGTGGTGAAATTTTGCTTAACTAGATGCAGACGGGTTGACTTCTTAGAAAGGAGAAAGGACgagaggaggggggggggggggtggacgTCAACTCCTCTTAGAAATCTTTAGGcatgaaaagaaaaatccttAGGGTGGCTAGGGTTTACATGATACAATTAGGGTATAAATATTGCTAACTTCAATATCAAAAATTACTAAGTTACCCCTAAAAATAAatctcctttttatttatttattttttggaactGGGTATTACAATCATCATATTCAtttattaaactcaaaatttaaacaaagacttaatttttactaaatatacttgttaatattattttttatttatatgctCTATAtttcaagattttattttaactctTTATGTTTGAttccattttcattttagtcatgTCATTCATTTCTGTTAGTAATTTGGTAACACTTCACATTAGATGAGTATCGTGTCTAAATAGATATTACTTatctagtttatatatatatatatatatatatatatatatagagagagagagagagagagagagagagaggtgaagttgagataaattcaaattataatttcaaattagagttccaattttaaaccatgtgtcctaaattatttattcttaaagagttatatttcttaattttagaatcaaatgtggaaccacatcataaatattcatttaagtgagttattaagtacaaaaaccaaaaagtttagaataaatgaatcataaaaaaaaataataaaaaagtgcttcacaacagttaaaaaaagataatttatattttatacctaataatatccttacaaattttttttaaagagttaataaaatataaaaatgactatcaatagtatataaattatatatataggaattatattatgcgtCTTATTGTATgtctttaagtgtatccatatATATGCATGAGGTTACAAGCCAGTTCCTTATAAATAGtttacatttttcttctttgagaAGGCAATAGtcttgacttaattaatttctttaagATCAATATATAACTTGGTTTAAATTACTATATTCAACTCAAATTTgattgaagaaaattttcaatttcattatactGGAATAACTAACTACTGTAAATGATCAGTCTCTTTAATTTGAATGTTATTCTTTTGCATCATTATTATACTGTTGTCAAAGTGGAATTGATTTGATCTATGCAAATTTTACTGTTTAGCTCCCCCCacccaccaaaaaagaaaaagaaaaactgcaGTACCGCTTGTTGGtgggccccccccccccccccccaaaaaaaaagaaaagaaaaactgcAGTACCGCTTGTTGGTGGGGATAATTAATTGGCAATTCAACCTGTGGTTGGCGtggacatttaaaaaaaagggtatatGCATATAGTACTTCctcacaaaaattatatatcatgcattttagattttcaaaaatatataagctAATCATAAACTTTTACTGTGTATCACagacttttcttttcttggagaAACACCATGTATAATAGACTTAGTAGTAAATCAGGTACAAAATACAAACCTCCACTAATTAATACCATTAACCAAACCCTCCCCAAATTAATAAGAATCATTTTGCCAATAATGATAgcaagtattaaaaaaaaaaagatttaaccTTTCACCCTAGGCAAGATAACAGCTTTGAGAGGGTTCTTCATAACAACAGTAAAAGCAAAAGTCTCAGTCGGGTCGGGCGGGGCACCGGGAACCGGAACCCACTTGAAAGCATGAACCATCCTAGCCAGCAAGAGATTCACATGCAAAGTACCCAAAGTCATTGCCGGACAAATCCTCCTCCCAGCTCCAAATGGCACCATCTTGACCCCTCTATTCCCAGTCACATCCACATCAACCCCATCACCCACCAAAAACCTCTCGGGTTTAAACTCATTCGGATCCTCCCACATACCCGGATCCTCAGTAACCCAAGCAGTGTAAAATTCCACACTTGCATCCTCAGGTATATTGTACCCACCTAGCTTAGTCTCCTTGGTAGCCGCATGAGATAGCACAAAATGACTTGGTGGGTGCCTCCTAAATGTTTCTTTGATCACAGCACCAAGATAGCTCATTTTCTCCACATCATTCTCAGTCACCAACCCTTCTTTCCCAACATGTTCAACTATTTCCTTGTACAACTTTTCTTGAATCTCTTGGTTCATCACCAAGTGAAGCAAAGCCCATTCCACTGTTGTAGCACTTGTATCAGTCCCAGCATTTATCACTTCCGAACACAATGTCACAAGCTCTTCCTCACCTAGCTTGCCTCTACCAGGAACTTCAAGCCCAAATAGAGAGTCTATATAAGCAGCACCAATAGGACTCGCCATTTCAACGTTGGTACTGTTACTTTTTCCACCGCTTTCTACAAAAGCTTTCCTCTTTCTCACCAATGGAACCAAACACTCGAGCTGTTTCTTTCTCAACTCTTTAGCTTCTTTGACTTGCTTACGAAACAAAGGAGTGAGTACTGGCAAGAAATCTGGAAGCTTTGGAGTTGTCATCAACATCACGTCCTTTAACacactttcaatctttttaATCTCATCCTCAGAGATTTTTGCTCCGAAGCAAAGACATATCAGGACGCTACAGATAGTGAGCCTACAGTTACTCATAACCTCGACAAACCCTTCTTCAAAAGCCTCTTTTTGGAGCCTTTTGATGTGGTTTTCGAGTGCCCATTTACGTATCCAACTGCACTGTTTTATTCTATTTGGGTTTATCAACTCGGTCACGAAGTTACGCCTTAGTGTTCGCCACAGAGGACCGTACACGGCCGAGTTGATAGCACATTTTCCGACACTGAATATGAGCCGGATGGGCGAGTCAGCTGGGCGGCTCGCGAACTCGGGGCCTCGTTGAACTAGGGCTTCATGGATGAGCTCAGAGCTGGTGACAATCACTAGTGTGCGTTGTCCCATTTGCATGGTGAAGATTGGACCATATTTTGCACGTAAATCACGTACTATGAAGATGAATGGACGGCCTTGGAGGATGATTTGGCCTAGATTTCCGATTATAGGCCAGCCCGGAGGCCCAGGAGGAAGGTTTTTGGGGCCGCCGCCGGTGATGGACCAGTAGCGCCA
The sequence above is drawn from the Castanea sativa cultivar Marrone di Chiusa Pesio chromosome 5, ASM4071231v1 genome and encodes:
- the LOC142633826 gene encoding cytochrome P450 77A1, which gives rise to MDFKDLLVLFLSLIFLRLWWRYWSITGGGPKNLPPGPPGWPIIGNLGQIILQGRPFIFIVRDLRAKYGPIFTMQMGQRTLVIVTSSELIHEALVQRGPEFASRPADSPIRLIFSVGKCAINSAVYGPLWRTLRRNFVTELINPNRIKQCSWIRKWALENHIKRLQKEAFEEGFVEVMSNCRLTICSVLICLCFGAKISEDEIKKIESVLKDVMLMTTPKLPDFLPVLTPLFRKQVKEAKELRKKQLECLVPLVRKRKAFVESGGKSNSTNVEMASPIGAAYIDSLFGLEVPGRGKLGEEELVTLCSEVINAGTDTSATTVEWALLHLVMNQEIQEKLYKEIVEHVGKEGLVTENDVEKMSYLGAVIKETFRRHPPSHFVLSHAATKETKLGGYNIPEDASVEFYTAWVTEDPGMWEDPNEFKPERFLVGDGVDVDVTGNRGVKMVPFGAGRRICPAMTLGTLHVNLLLARMVHAFKWVPVPGAPPDPTETFAFTVVMKNPLKAVILPRVKG